GGACTCGACAAGGATACTACGCTGGCATATATCGCTGACAATTCACCCACCTATCCACAGTTTGAAGCGTGGGTTTCGGAAAATGGAAGTTTTGACCAAGCAGCCGTCGATGAACTGAACGCTGCGATTTCGGGCTATAATCACGATGACGATACCCGCGGGAGCATCCTCGGTGCAAGTGGTATTAATGACGACGGCTCTATCTTAGACGCTGTCAATCTCAACAACCTTGACGACTGGTATGAATTGCACGCCAGTTTATAGATTAGATATTTGGCTATTGGCTGTCGGCTATCGGCGTTTTGGCTTTCAGTAAAGAGGTTTTTGATGAAATCAGACCCCTCTTTACTGACTGCTGAAAGGCGGGGAAGCCCACACGGCATTCATACCGTTGATTTGCCGACAGCCGACCGCTATTTAACAACAGTCCGAGCAGCAATCTCCGCAGTTGTCTGCTTCTGTCCTCAATTCGATTGCCTTACCTGTTTCAGAAGATTCAAGACCCGCAAGCAGAATCTCAGTAACATGCCGCGCCGTATATGCATTTGAAAGCGGCGGTTGTGTCCCCGCACGAATATGCTCCGCGAAGTGTTCGTGCATGCCACTCGGTGCGACATCTGAACAGTCGATCGCTTTAACATCGACCGGTGCGTGTTCGCGCGTATAAGAGGTCGGTGTCCACTGACTCAGCGTTGCGCCATCTTTACCCGGCATCGTGAACTTGCCCGCTGTGCCGTGTACGCTCGCCTCTCCCGTTCGCGCCGGATCGCACCAACTCGTCTCCGCAGTGACAATACCACCCGACTGCATCTCAAGCACCAACGTGGCGACATCCTCCAATTCCGTCGGTTTGTCGAAGGTTGAAACGAAACCCGTCACGCGTTTAAATGTACCGAGCATGGCAACGAGACCCGAGACGGCATAGACTCCCATATCGAAAAGCGCGCCGACGCTCGCTTGTTTGGCATCGAAAAACCACAGATCGTCCCCGGTTTCACCGAAAATATCACGGATTTCCGCATAGTAAATTTCGGGGCCGCCGTGGCTGCTCCGCATCCTCGCGCCAGAGACGCGTCCGATTGCCGCCTCCGCAATCAATTGGCGAATCTTGTAGATCGCGGCGTTGAAGTGTGGGAGACACATCACTGTTTTACCACTCGCTTCTGTTGCGGCGACAAATTCGTTCGCCTCGTCCATATCGCCACAGAGCGGTTTCTGCATCAACACATGTTTGCT
The sequence above is a segment of the Candidatus Poribacteria bacterium genome. Coding sequences within it:
- a CDS encoding DUF5069 domain-containing protein, with the translated sequence MAGMIPTISSGVAGPLGVLHLPRFWSKVLMDAKGVLHEDYPACGAGFDQMVLDGLGLDKDTTLAYIADNSPTYPQFEAWVSENGSFDQAAVDELNAAISGYNHDDDTRGSILGASGINDDGSILDAVNLNNLDDWYELHASL
- a CDS encoding Gfo/Idh/MocA family oxidoreductase: MDKLKLGVIGAGGIVCRMHLPDLAESSDFEVTVISGRREHRLKHQCQEFDIPHWTQDYDAIIADDSLDAILVGTPHPLHVSWGVKALEASKHVLMQKPLCGDMDEANEFVAATEASGKTVMCLPHFNAAIYKIRQLIAEAAIGRVSGARMRSSHGGPEIYYAEIRDIFGETGDDLWFFDAKQASVGALFDMGVYAVSGLVAMLGTFKRVTGFVSTFDKPTELEDVATLVLEMQSGGIVTAETSWCDPARTGEASVHGTAGKFTMPGKDGATLSQWTPTSYTREHAPVDVKAIDCSDVAPSGMHEHFAEHIRAGTQPPLSNAYTARHVTEILLAGLESSETGKAIELRTEADNCGDCCSDCC